GTGTTTCTTCTATGGGGGTGACAGGAACAAGAGCACAGATTACGACAGATATCAAACACTTGGTGGAGAGCATTAAGAAAGTGAAGGATATTCCTGTAGCCATTGGTTTTGGTATTTCCAATCCAGAACAAGCTAGTCAGATGGCCGCAGTCTCTGATGGTGTTATCGTGGGGTCAGCCATTGTAAAAATTTGTGCAGAGTATGGCAAGGAAAGTGTAGGAAAGATTGAAGACTTTGTTAGAAGTATGAAGAATGTAATTTCAAAGGGATAAGTATGGAAAATAAAAAGCAAATATTATTGGTCAATGACCTTGCTGGCTATGGAAAGGTTGCACTTTCTGCGATGATGCCTATATTTTCTCATATGGGTTTTGAAATCTTTACGCTTCCCACAGCCTTAGTGAGCAATACTTTAGATTATGGAAAATTTGAAATTCTTGACACAAAAGATTATATTGCGAAAACGATTCAAATTTGGAGAGAGCTTCAATTTTCCTTTCAATCTATTTCCATTGGATTTATTGCCTCAGATGAAGAGGCAGAAATTTTAGCGAATTTTTGTTCCGAACAAAAGAAGAAAAACACCTTTATTTTCGTTGATCCTATTATGGGAGATGATGGTCATCTATATAATGGGATTTCTGAGGAAGCAGTGAAAAATCGAAAAAGATTACTGACCTATGCCGATTTAGTAAAGCCAAATTATACCGAGGCTTGCCTTTTGACAGGAATGGAATACAAAAAAGAGGGTGTCAAAGAGAAGGAATGGAATGAGCTATTAAAGAAGGTTCAGGGAGAAAGGAATACTTCTGTTGTCATTACTTCTGTGCCAGTGGAAGGAAAGAAGTGTTGTATTGGTTTTGACAGAGAAAATGGAGAAAAGTTTTGTCTAGAGTATGACGAGCTGGATGTTCGTTTTCCAGGAACAGGAGATATTTTTTCTGCAATTTTGCTTGGTGGAATTTTGCAGGGGCAATCGCTTTGTCATGCAACAGCACAGGCAATGAAAATTGTCAAAGAGATGATAGAAAAGAATATTGAAAATATTGATAAGTATCGAGGAATTCCAGTAGAGCAATATCTCGATTTAATATAGTAATGGCAGTATGCACACATTTACTGACTTCCTCATCTCTTTGTGCACCAAATCGTTGGGAAATAATGACAGAGAAACCGGAGGAAATTCCAACAAAAAGGTTAATTAAGGTTCCTGTTGTACCTCCGACAGCAGCAAGTGCCTCCTTACTGACATAGCGTCCAACAACCATAGCATCTGCTGTGTTATAGAGTTGTTGGAAAAAGGACAAACAAAATGGGAAAGAAAAAGAAGAGTAATTGTCTGCCGATTGGGCCTTCAGTGATAGAATTGTTTTTTGTTTCCATTTATCTACCCCTTTCAAAAATTATTTTCTGTTATTATAACACAAATAATTAGACAATGGGTATTGACAATGCAAATCAATGGTATTAGTCTTAAGTTAGATTAGACTAACTAACAGTGGGATTAGTAGGCAAAATGATGGATTGAAGAGAGACTGTCTCATTGGGAGGCAGTCTTTATTTGATGTAACTTTTGTAGGCAAAGAAAGGAGTTCATATATGGGAGATGGAAAAAAGACAACCTCTATGGCGTGGCTTCTTGGGCAGATTGGAGGGCATAAGAGAGAGTATGTTTGGAGTGTGATTTTGGAAATTGTTGGTGTAGGGTTTTCAATTGTTCCTTATTTTTTCGCAATTAAGGTGATAAATGGATTTATGAGGGGAGAGAAAAATATAGGTTTTTATTTGCGATATTCTATTTTTATGGCGATATTTTGGTCAGGTCGGGTATTGTTTCATACGTTATCTACATCGACAAGTCACAGAGCAACCTTTGCTGTATTAGGTGAGATGAGAAAAAGATGTATTGAAAAGTTAGCACATATGCCACTCGGAGTGGTGTTAGATAGAGGCACAGGATCATTAAAAAATATCTTGATTGAGAGATATGAAATTAGAAAATGGATATGACACGATGGCAGGCTCCAGTCATCTTTCTGGTGGAGAAAAACAGCGTATTTGTATTGCTAGGGCAATGTTAAAGGCAGCTCCTATCGTTATTTTAGATGAAGCCACTGCCTATACTGACCAAGAAAATGAAGCAATAATTCAACGAGGAGTATCTAAGTTAACAGAAAAAAAGGCATTGATTGTCATTACACATCGTCTATCTACTATAGTGGACACAGACAAAATTTATGTTATTAGAAAGGGAGAGATTGAGGAAAGCGGCACACACAGTGAACTGTTAAAGCATCATGGTCTGTATGAAAGTATGTGGAAGGCCCATATGGAGGTGAAAGATAATGCTTGAAACAATTGGAAATTTTATTCAATTTTGCAATGAAGAAAATCAAAAAAAGCTCAAAAATTCTATTTTTTTGGGTATAGTTAAGGCCATGTTTGATGCACTTAAAATACCTGCAATTGCCTGTATGATTCGAGCATTGATAAGAGGTAAGGTGGAGACACAGGATAGTTTACTTAGCTTTGGCATAATGTCATTGTAAACCATTGGTTCTGGACTTGTGCAATCAAAGAGTATGTTATTGCAGACAGAGGCTGGATATGATGGCTGTGCAAAGAAGAGGATTGAGATTGCAGAGTATATGCGATATATGCCAATGGGATATTTTAATACGGCGTTTTCTTGATTTTTGTATCTTATAACAGTATAATCTATATTGTAAATCAGTCCTATCTAGGTTATAAATACATTACAATTAGATACAAATAATCATTCGGTATTCATGTTACATTATCATCTTATCCTGTGTATCAAATACCGTCATAAAGTGATTGACGATACTATCTCTAACCGTCTGAAAGAGATATTTGTAAAGATTGCTCCTGCATACAACATTATGTTGGAAGAATGGAATCATGATATAGATCATGTTCACATTCTATTCAGAGGGCACCCAAATACCGAAATGAGTAAATTTATCAACACTTATAAATCCGCAAGCAGCCGTATCATAAAGAAAGAATTTTCTACAATACGCCAATCTCTTTGGAAAGAGATGTTCTGGTCACAGAGCTTTTGTCTGCTAACCACAGGCAATGCTACTGTAGATATGATCAAACAATACATTCAATCACAGGGTAGTAAAGATGGCAAACAAAGCAATGAAGTACAGAGTACATCCTACCTCAAGGCGATCCTTTTTTTTACTACTTCAATCTCAGCTTTCATTGCCGCAATTTCTGCTCTTAGTCTGATTAACTCTTCGCGTTCTGATTCAGTTAAAGGCTTGGGCTCAATCGTTTTCTTTTTCATATCAGGGTTCTTGCTCTTGCGACCTTTCTTTTTATTTACAAGACCATTGTAACCTAATTCTTTGTATTTGCGAACCCATGTATATAGCATTCCATCGCTGATACCCGCAGAAATAGCAACTGAATTGTTAGATTGTCCTGCTAATACTTTAGCAACTAATTCATATTTCGCTTCAGGGGTCCACACTTTGTTATTACCTAAGTGCTTTAAAGCGTCTGGTCCATTTTGTTCTCCGATACGAACCCAGTATCAAATCATTTTACGAAATCTTGTTGTTTTTATCCCTTCTGGTGTTTCAGGCCAGATTCCTTGTCGATATAGCTCGATACACTCTAACTTATACTCATGACTGTAACGCATGAAAAATACCCTCCTTACTGGGTGTCCAGTAAAGAGGGTACATATCATCATGCGAAAGGTCCTATTTTTGTGGTAAAATTAACTTGCAATGAAAACTTTACACAGTACTTATTGTAATTCAAAACAAGGATATTTACCACTGTTTCTTTCAGATTGTTTGGATCTGCAGGATCCTGTTTTAACATTTGACAGATTGATGGGAGGAATCGATTTAAACAAGTATCTGACGGATATTCCGGAGTACACAACCGGACGACGCAGATATCATCCGGTCAACATGTTAAAAACAGTACTTTTCGGATTTATGACTAGCGGTTACTGCTCTCTGAGAAAACTGGAAGACAACTGCAAAGTTAATATCAGGTTCATGTATCTCATGGATCACCGGACTCCATCATACAGAACCTTTGGATATTTCATCAATAAAATACTTAAAGATAAGATTGAAAATATTTTTAACGATATCAATCATGCTATCTTTAACGAGGAGCATGTAGATCTGCAACATCTCTACATTGACGGCTCCAAGTTTGAAGCAAACGCAAACAAGTATACCTGGGTATGGAAGAAGACTACCGAAAAGTTTCGTTACAAGCTTTACGAAAAAATCACTGCGGAGATTGAGGAAATTAATACAGAAATTGCATGGAGTGGGGTGCAGATCACAACAAACACAGAGTATGTACCGGATTATCTGAATGAAATCGTTGAGCAGCTGGTACTTTTATGGGAACTGGATACCAGTACATTTGTTTACGGAAGCGGAAAGCGAAAATCCAAAGAACAGCGTCATTATGAACACTTGACTACTTTCTGTCAGAAACTTCAAGAATACATACAAAAAATTGAAATCTGTGGTCCTGACAGAAACAGTTACTCTAAAACAGATACCTCCGCTACCTTTATGCGTATCAAAAAGGATTACATGGGCAATGATCAGCTTCTGCTGGCATATAATGTACAGATTGGTGTAGCGGATGAATATATTGCAGTTGTTGACGTGAACCATTATCGTTCGGATATGGATTGCTTTGTTCCTTTGATGGAGCACTTCAAACAAACTTATGGATTCTATCCCAAATATCCTGTGGCAGATGCCGGATATGGCTCATACAACAATTATATTTTCTGTGAACAGAACGGAATTGAAAAGTATATGAAATTTCCAATGTTTAAAAAGGAAACTAAGGATCGGAAATATCATGAAGATCCATTTCGTGCAGTTAATTTCAGAATTGATGAGCAAGGAGTCATGAGATGTCCTAACGATAAAGCATTCCGTTTTTTATGCAGGAAAAATGTGAGGGGAAATCAGTACGGGCGCAAGGAAGAACTGTATGAATGCGAAGACTGTAGCGGATGTCCATATGTAAAGAAATGTAAGAAGACAGATAAGAATCGAACCGTTCGGATCAATAAGGAACTAACTTCCATGCACCGGGAAGTAATCGAAAACCTGGAAAGTATCCACGGTGCGTTATTACGAATGAACTGTTCGACACAAGCAGAAGGCACTTTCGGAATTATGAAAAACGACCGTTGGTACAAGAGAATTGTCCGAAAAGGTATTCATTCAGTCAAACTGGAAGTTTTACTCGTGGCGATAGGCCATAATTTATATAAATATCAGAAAAAAAAGATGAGAAACAGAACTGCCGCATAGATTCAAAAAAGAATTTCTATGGGGTAGGGGGGAGTGCGCTTTTTTTGCGTATGATTTCAGTCATTTATACACAATAATTGCAAAAAGGGGATGCGAAAAAACTCAATAGAGTTTTTTCACATCCCCAAATTTATTATCTGCTCTGTGTCCAAACACCGCTTCCGTCTACATAGTAACGGTTGTTGTCAACCCACTGGCTTGTAAGCATCTTACCGAGATTGCTTCCGTCTTCTTTGCTGAGCCAGTACCACTTGCCTGAATAAGGGCTCTTTAACCAACCGGTCATCATATAACCTCTGTTGTCGAAGTAGTACCAGTTACCGTTAATCTGCTGCCAGTTGTTTATAGTATAGCTTCTGTCGGCATTTATATACCACCAGCCTACATTGTCCTTTAACCAAGCACCTGTGCTGTTTGAGCTTGCACCGTTAGGACCTGCGTTACCGCCGTTATTGTTGTTACTCTGTCCGCCGAGATTTGATAAGATATCGTCATCTACATCAAATTCATCAGACTCTGTCCAGTTACCCTTAGTACCGTTGCTTGCAACTGCACGAATCTTTACAGTGTAGCTTCCCTTGCCGTTCTCACGGATCTTGCTGCGGAAATCATAGCTTGTTCCTGATGTTGTTACATTATCTTTGATTGAATTGTTACGGTACAGCTTTACTTCGTACTTGCTTGCATAGTCGGCCTTGTCCCAAGATATGATAGGGCTGTCATCGTCACCCCAGTTGATATCGCTTACTTCAAGTGCGCCGTTGTCACCTGCGCTTGTCTTTGGAAGTGTAACTGTTACAGACATGCTTGTTCCGCTTGCAGAAATCTTTGATATTGTAGCGCCCTTGCCTGTTTTATCGTTAAGACTGATATTGCCGTTTGGTGTACCCTTGAAAGTATAGTCCCTTAGACTTAATTTTATCTTACTTAATTGTAACTAAAATTGAATATCTTCAGAAAATGCAGAATAAATTTTGAAGATTTACAGAATATTACTTACAGTAGGAACTTTTATCATAATTATTACAAGTATTAAATATATAAGAGATTATACTTTATTTTATAAAAAATATATCGGTACTTGATTTACTTCTAAAAATGAGGTATAAATATAAAAGTAGTTAGGCAATCCTAATTATAAAAATAAAATAACCTAATTCATTAGGAGGGTATAATATGTTTAAAAGGAATTTGAGTATACTTATTGCAGCCGCAGGAATGGCTTTATCACTTTGTGCATGTGCAGGAGGGAAAACTTCAGATACTCAGACTACTGCACAAAATACAGAGTCAAAGTCAATGGAGGAAACATCAAAAGCAGGTAGTGATACCATGAATAAGAAGAATGTGGTTGTTACAACTTCATTTTTACAGGATATGGTAGAACAACTTGCAGGTGATACCGTTAATGTAGAGCTTATAATACCTGCCGGAGAGGATCCGCATTTATATGTTGCAAAGCCTGAGGACTATACAAAACTTAGTTCTTCAGAACTTACACTTTATCATGGACTTCATTTTGAAGGTAAAATGGTGGAGGCACTTGAAGCTAAAGGCGAGGCTGTGAGCAGAAATTTTCCGAAAGATCGCATAGGGACAATGGATGAAGACGGACAAGTTATTACAGATCCACATTTCTGGTTTGATATAGGACTTTATAAGATGGCTGTAGAAGCTGCAGGCGAATCACTTGAAAATTTGAATCCTGAATATAAGGATAAGTATGAAGAGAATAAGACAAAGTATTTGGAGGAACTTACAAAGCTTGATGAGTATGTAAAGGAGAATATTTCTTCAATACCTAAGGAGAGCAGATATTTGATTACACCTCATGATGCATTTAATTATTTCTCAAGAGCATATGATATAGAAGTAAAAGCACCTCAAGGTGTAAGCACCGAATCGGAGGTGGCAAATCAGGATATACAAGAAACAATAGATTTTATAGTGGAACATAAAATAAAAGCTATATTTGCAGAATCTACAACAGATCCTGCACGTATGGAAAAGTTAAGAGAAGGTGCAGCTGCAAAGGGAGCGGATGTAAAAATCGTAAGCGGTGAAGGAAATGAGTTGTTCTCAGACTCTTTGGCGCCAAAGGGTGAAGACGGAGATACATATATTGATATGTACAAGCATAATGTAAAACTTATTACCGATAATTTAAAATAGTACCTTTGAG
This region of Lachnospiraceae bacterium oral taxon 096 genomic DNA includes:
- a CDS encoding pyridoxamine kinase is translated as MENKKQILLVNDLAGYGKVALSAMMPIFSHMGFEIFTLPTALVSNTLDYGKFEILDTKDYIAKTIQIWRELQFSFQSISIGFIASDEEAEILANFCSEQKKKNTFIFVDPIMGDDGHLYNGISEEAVKNRKRLLTYADLVKPNYTEACLLTGMEYKKEGVKEKEWNELLKKVQGERNTSVVITSVPVEGKKCCIGFDRENGEKFCLEYDELDVRFPGTGDIFSAILLGGILQGQSLCHATAQAMKIVKEMIEKNIENIDKYRGIPVEQYLDLI
- a CDS encoding ABC transporter ATP-binding protein, whose translation is MGDGKKTTSMAWLLGQIGGHKREYVWSVILEIVGVGFSIVPYFFAIKVINGFMRGEKNIGFYLRYSIFMAIFWSGRVLFHTLSTSTSHRATFAVLGEMRKRCIEKLAHMPLGVVLDRGTGSLKNILIERYEIRKWI
- a CDS encoding ATP-binding cassette domain-containing protein, with amino-acid sequence MKLENGYDTMAGSSHLSGGEKQRICIARAMLKAAPIVILDEATAYTDQENEAIIQRGVSKLTEKKALIVITHRLSTIVDTDKIYVIRKGEIEESGTHSELLKHHGLYESMWKAHMEVKDNA
- a CDS encoding transposase yields the protein MKTLHSTYCNSKQGYLPLFLSDCLDLQDPVLTFDRLMGGIDLNKYLTDIPEYTTGRRRYHPVNMLKTVLFGFMTSGYCSLRKLEDNCKVNIRFMYLMDHRTPSYRTFGYFINKILKDKIENIFNDINHAIFNEEHVDLQHLYIDGSKFEANANKYTWVWKKTTEKFRYKLYEKITAEIEEINTEIAWSGVQITTNTEYVPDYLNEIVEQLVLLWELDTSTFVYGSGKRKSKEQRHYEHLTTFCQKLQEYIQKIEICGPDRNSYSKTDTSATFMRIKKDYMGNDQLLLAYNVQIGVADEYIAVVDVNHYRSDMDCFVPLMEHFKQTYGFYPKYPVADAGYGSYNNYIFCEQNGIEKYMKFPMFKKETKDRKYHEDPFRAVNFRIDEQGVMRCPNDKAFRFLCRKNVRGNQYGRKEELYECEDCSGCPYVKKCKKTDKNRTVRINKELTSMHREVIENLESIHGALLRMNCSTQAEGTFGIMKNDRWYKRIVRKGIHSVKLEVLLVAIGHNLYKYQKKKMRNRTAA
- a CDS encoding zinc ABC transporter substrate-binding protein yields the protein MFKRNLSILIAAAGMALSLCACAGGKTSDTQTTAQNTESKSMEETSKAGSDTMNKKNVVVTTSFLQDMVEQLAGDTVNVELIIPAGEDPHLYVAKPEDYTKLSSSELTLYHGLHFEGKMVEALEAKGEAVSRNFPKDRIGTMDEDGQVITDPHFWFDIGLYKMAVEAAGESLENLNPEYKDKYEENKTKYLEELTKLDEYVKENISSIPKESRYLITPHDAFNYFSRAYDIEVKAPQGVSTESEVANQDIQETIDFIVEHKIKAIFAESTTDPARMEKLREGAAAKGADVKIVSGEGNELFSDSLAPKGEDGDTYIDMYKHNVKLITDNLK